The following are encoded together in the Microterricola viridarii genome:
- a CDS encoding TetR/AcrR family transcriptional regulator: protein MAVHSVSPDQPASHAKVRILETANRLFYDEGVHSVGIDRIIAEAGVTKTTLYKYYRSKELLTVAYLELRDNYVRDIVNRLLAQTADPIERLHLLVEAIASEAEKPDFRGCPFINATAQFSDPQHPVRLAIAEHRRWYTAMVLQLFQDARHPEPLRARDDFFLARDGAYASANLGDPATATAALRRMTGRLIGQAGAASDDE, encoded by the coding sequence ATGGCAGTCCACAGTGTTTCACCCGACCAGCCCGCCTCCCACGCCAAGGTGCGCATCCTGGAGACGGCCAACCGCCTGTTCTATGACGAGGGCGTGCACAGCGTCGGAATCGACCGCATCATCGCGGAGGCCGGCGTCACCAAGACCACGCTGTACAAGTACTACCGTTCCAAAGAGCTGCTCACCGTCGCCTACCTCGAGCTGCGCGACAACTACGTCCGCGACATCGTCAACCGCCTTCTCGCCCAGACGGCGGACCCGATCGAGCGGCTGCACCTGTTGGTGGAGGCCATCGCGAGCGAGGCAGAGAAGCCCGACTTCCGCGGATGCCCGTTCATCAATGCCACCGCCCAGTTCAGCGATCCGCAGCACCCTGTGCGCCTGGCGATCGCCGAACACCGCCGCTGGTACACGGCGATGGTGCTGCAGCTGTTCCAGGACGCACGGCACCCCGAGCCGCTGCGGGCGCGGGACGACTTCTTTCTCGCCCGCGACGGCGCCTACGCCAGTGCGAATCTCGGCGACCCGGCAACGGCGACGGCCGCTCTGCGGCGGATGACGGGGCGCCTCATCGGGCAGGCCGGCGCGGCCAGCGACGACGAGTAG
- a CDS encoding MaoC family dehydratase: MSDGDGVAREVVQRGLFYEEFELGTRYLHRPGRTIGEADNVLFSSLTMNTQALHLDAAFAAGQPFGQRLVNSMLTLSTLVGASVAQLTQGTLVANLGFGAVTFPLPLFHGDTLYAETQVTAKRLSSSRPGQGIVTLEHTGRNQHGEVVATASRTTLVWCADALPGQTP; this comes from the coding sequence ATGAGTGACGGAGACGGCGTGGCCAGGGAGGTTGTGCAGCGCGGGCTGTTCTATGAGGAGTTCGAGCTGGGCACGCGCTACCTGCACCGGCCGGGGCGCACCATCGGCGAGGCCGACAATGTGCTGTTCAGCAGCCTCACCATGAACACGCAGGCCCTGCACCTGGACGCCGCCTTCGCCGCCGGGCAGCCGTTCGGCCAGCGACTGGTCAACTCGATGCTCACCCTGTCCACACTCGTCGGGGCCTCGGTCGCTCAGCTGACCCAGGGCACCCTCGTTGCGAACCTCGGCTTCGGCGCCGTCACGTTCCCGCTGCCGCTGTTCCACGGCGACACCCTCTACGCCGAGACGCAGGTCACAGCCAAGCGGCTCTCCTCCTCCCGGCCGGGGCAGGGCATCGTCACGCTGGAGCACACCGGGCGCAACCAGCACGGCGAGGTGGTGGCGACAGCCAGCCGCACCACCCTGGTCTGGTGCGCCGACGCCCTGCCGGGGCAGACGCCATGA
- a CDS encoding histidine phosphatase family protein, protein MPHYLYLVRHGEQQDAEHGLPDGPLSPRGIRQAQLIAERLGGVPFTSAWHSPLQRAAETAAIIAERMPAITPEPSALLFDCVPSGPSPETPSSYDPFFGSVTAAEIEAGRAQMEDATAEFLQSSSADRHDLLITHNFVIGWFVREVLGAPDWRWVSINQANCGLTVLQQKPGRPWTLVTHNDLGHLPVELRTGLPEQLQI, encoded by the coding sequence GTGCCCCACTACCTCTACCTCGTGCGCCATGGCGAGCAGCAGGATGCCGAACATGGCCTCCCCGACGGACCGCTCTCGCCTCGCGGCATCCGCCAGGCGCAGCTCATCGCCGAACGCCTCGGCGGCGTTCCGTTCACCAGCGCCTGGCACTCGCCACTGCAGCGGGCGGCAGAGACCGCCGCGATCATCGCCGAGCGGATGCCGGCCATCACACCGGAGCCCTCCGCGCTGCTGTTCGACTGCGTGCCGTCCGGGCCGTCGCCGGAGACCCCATCGAGCTACGACCCGTTCTTCGGCTCGGTGACGGCTGCCGAGATCGAGGCCGGGCGCGCCCAGATGGAGGACGCCACCGCCGAGTTCCTACAGTCCAGCAGCGCAGACCGGCACGACCTGCTGATCACGCACAACTTCGTGATCGGCTGGTTCGTGCGCGAGGTGCTCGGCGCGCCGGACTGGCGCTGGGTGAGCATCAACCAGGCCAATTGCGGGCTGACCGTGCTGCAGCAGAAGCCGGGCCGGCCGTGGACGCTGGTGACCCACAACGATCTCGGCCACCTGCCGGTAGAACTGCGCACCGGCTTGCCGGAGCAGCTGCAGATCTAG
- a CDS encoding HpcH/HpaI aldolase/citrate lyase family protein, translating into MTGGVDIGGSGPALLFCPADRPDRYAKAAQRSDVVILDLEDAVAPASRPGARAALAAHPLDPTRTIVRVNPHGSADHTADIAAALAAGYRTLMLPKAESAAAVRSVEALAAAGGTTGIGLVVLCETAAGVLAAPQLAAEESVAALMWGAEDLVASLGGSSSRLPDGRYRDVARHARSAVLLAAGAHGKAAIDTVHLDIGDLSGLADEARDAVASGFRATACIHPDQVSVIRDAYRPSAEQLRRALALLQRAEGEAGVFRFEGQMVDEPVVRHARALLERAEHTV; encoded by the coding sequence ATGACGGGCGGCGTCGACATCGGGGGGAGCGGCCCCGCCCTGCTGTTCTGCCCAGCCGACCGGCCCGACCGCTACGCCAAGGCGGCGCAGCGCTCCGATGTCGTCATCCTTGACTTGGAGGATGCCGTCGCGCCCGCCTCCCGCCCGGGGGCACGCGCGGCGCTGGCCGCACACCCGCTCGACCCCACGCGCACCATCGTTCGCGTGAATCCGCACGGCTCCGCCGATCACACCGCCGACATCGCCGCGGCGCTCGCCGCCGGCTACCGCACGCTGATGCTGCCCAAGGCCGAATCGGCCGCCGCAGTGCGCTCCGTCGAGGCGCTCGCCGCAGCGGGTGGGACCACGGGCATCGGCCTCGTCGTGCTCTGCGAGACGGCCGCCGGGGTGCTGGCCGCCCCACAGCTGGCCGCGGAGGAGTCGGTTGCGGCGCTGATGTGGGGCGCGGAGGACCTGGTGGCCTCACTCGGCGGAAGCTCCAGCCGTTTGCCGGACGGGCGCTACCGCGACGTCGCGCGGCATGCCCGTTCCGCGGTGCTGCTGGCCGCCGGCGCCCACGGCAAAGCGGCCATCGACACCGTGCACCTCGACATTGGCGACCTGTCGGGGCTCGCGGACGAGGCACGGGATGCCGTGGCCAGCGGATTCCGCGCGACGGCCTGCATCCACCCAGACCAGGTCTCCGTGATCCGCGATGCGTACCGGCCGAGTGCCGAGCAACTGCGCAGGGCGCTGGCACTCTTGCAGCGCGCGGAGGGCGAGGCAGGGGTGTTCCGCTTCGAGGGGCAGATGGTCGACGAGCCCGTCGTGCGGCATGCCAGGGCGCTGTTGGAACGGGCGGAACACACGGTTTGA
- a CDS encoding M16 family metallopeptidase: MNGAVDFPLDMPELSFQASGDARVRRTVLPSGVRILSEQVLGARSATIGFWVAVGSRDEQAARAARASSPAHPATFGSTHFLEHLLFKGTKTRTALDIAVAFDAVGGEHNAMTAKEYTCYYAKVRDRDLPMAVEVLTDMLASSVLDPIEFETERGVILEELSMSQDDPADVANESLFQAVLGEHPLGRPIGGTPEHIEAVTRDAVMEHYRANYRPNDLVVSVAGAVDHDALVDIVVQSLKAAGWNLDTPAAPVARRSLTAVPISQGSPLTIVNRPLEQVNMLIGMPGIVAADERRVTMSVLNSILGGGMSSRLFQEVREKRGLAYSVYSYAASYSDAGVFGLYAGCSPAKSGQVAELLLGELHRLAEHGVTAEEMSRASGQLSGASALALEDSDTRMSRLGRSEITLGEFVDLDEALRRLALVNADDVRELAADLASGPLSLVAVGAIDADVFSSILPSGAAAEAATGPTGSTMAPPGAPGDAVAAASADSSAPRANRR, encoded by the coding sequence ATGAATGGTGCAGTTGACTTCCCCTTGGATATGCCCGAGCTGTCTTTTCAGGCTTCGGGTGATGCCCGTGTTCGGCGCACCGTTCTGCCGAGCGGCGTGCGGATCCTGAGCGAGCAGGTGTTGGGCGCCCGCAGCGCCACGATCGGCTTCTGGGTCGCCGTCGGATCCCGCGACGAACAGGCCGCCCGCGCTGCCCGAGCTTCCTCCCCGGCGCACCCCGCGACCTTCGGCTCCACCCACTTCCTCGAGCACCTGCTGTTCAAGGGCACGAAGACACGCACCGCGCTCGACATCGCCGTCGCGTTCGATGCCGTCGGTGGCGAGCACAACGCCATGACGGCCAAGGAATACACCTGCTACTACGCCAAGGTGCGCGACCGCGACCTGCCCATGGCCGTCGAGGTGCTCACCGACATGCTCGCGTCCTCCGTTCTGGACCCGATTGAATTCGAGACTGAACGCGGCGTCATCCTCGAAGAGCTCTCCATGTCGCAGGACGACCCTGCCGATGTCGCCAACGAGAGCCTGTTCCAGGCCGTGCTCGGCGAACACCCGCTCGGCCGTCCCATCGGCGGCACGCCAGAGCACATCGAAGCCGTCACCCGCGACGCCGTGATGGAGCACTACCGCGCCAACTACCGGCCCAACGACCTGGTCGTCTCTGTGGCCGGCGCCGTCGACCACGATGCGCTCGTCGACATCGTGGTGCAGAGCCTGAAGGCCGCCGGCTGGAACCTTGACACGCCGGCCGCCCCTGTTGCGCGCCGCAGCCTGACCGCCGTTCCGATCAGCCAGGGCAGCCCGCTGACGATCGTGAACCGCCCGCTGGAGCAGGTGAACATGCTGATCGGCATGCCGGGCATCGTCGCCGCCGACGAGCGTCGCGTGACCATGAGCGTGCTCAACTCGATCCTCGGCGGCGGGATGTCGTCACGGTTGTTCCAGGAGGTGCGCGAGAAGCGCGGCCTCGCCTACTCGGTGTACTCCTACGCGGCCTCCTACTCGGATGCCGGCGTTTTCGGCCTGTACGCGGGCTGCTCACCGGCCAAGAGCGGCCAGGTCGCCGAGCTGCTGCTCGGCGAGCTGCACCGCCTGGCGGAGCACGGCGTCACCGCGGAAGAGATGAGCCGCGCCAGCGGGCAGCTCTCCGGCGCCTCAGCCCTCGCCCTCGAAGACTCAGACACCCGCATGTCGCGGCTCGGCCGCTCCGAGATCACCCTCGGCGAGTTTGTCGACCTCGACGAGGCGCTGCGCAGGCTCGCCCTCGTCAACGCGGATGACGTGCGCGAGCTCGCCGCCGACCTCGCCAGTGGGCCGCTCTCGCTCGTGGCCGTCGGGGCGATCGACGCCGACGTGTTCTCGTCGATCCTGCCGAGCGGCGCGGCGGCCGAAGCGGCAACCGGGCCGACAGGGTCGACCATGGCTCCGCCAGGCGCACCGGGTGACGCCGTCGCCGCGGCATCCGCCGACTCCTCCGCGCCACGCGCGAACCGGCGCTAA
- the dapB gene encoding 4-hydroxy-tetrahydrodipicolinate reductase: MTSRVAIIGATGKMGQLAARLVRDTEGFELVAELHSSSALEEMLGSADNRTDIAIDFTHPGVSQRVVDFAIEHGLSVLVGTSGWSADAVAALSRRVETLDNGAAVLVVPNFSVGSVLGTALSALASRFFDSIEIIEAHHAGKIDSPSGTAVRTAERIAEARGALGPVAAPHTDQRARGQQVDGIPIHSLRLSGLLARQEVILGGAGETLTVRHDTLSPSSYEQGIVLALRALPGLTGVTVGLDSLLDLGLPEAVSPVAPPAAGPAL, from the coding sequence GTGACTTCACGCGTTGCCATCATTGGCGCCACCGGCAAAATGGGACAGCTCGCCGCCCGACTCGTGCGCGACACGGAGGGCTTCGAGCTCGTCGCAGAACTGCACTCCTCGAGCGCGCTCGAGGAGATGCTCGGCAGCGCCGACAACCGCACCGACATCGCCATCGACTTCACCCACCCCGGTGTCAGCCAGCGCGTCGTTGACTTCGCCATCGAGCACGGCCTGAGCGTGCTGGTCGGCACCTCCGGCTGGTCGGCGGATGCCGTGGCGGCGCTGTCCCGCCGGGTCGAGACCCTGGACAACGGCGCGGCCGTGCTCGTCGTGCCCAACTTCTCGGTCGGCTCCGTGCTCGGCACCGCGCTCAGCGCGCTCGCCTCACGCTTCTTTGATTCGATCGAGATCATCGAGGCGCACCACGCCGGCAAGATCGACTCGCCGTCCGGAACGGCCGTGCGCACTGCAGAGCGCATCGCGGAGGCCCGCGGCGCCCTCGGCCCGGTCGCCGCCCCGCACACCGACCAGCGTGCCCGCGGGCAGCAGGTCGACGGCATTCCGATCCACAGCCTGCGGTTGAGCGGGCTCCTCGCCCGGCAGGAGGTCATCCTGGGTGGGGCGGGGGAGACCCTGACCGTGCGCCACGACACCCTCTCGCCGAGCTCCTACGAGCAGGGCATCGTGCTCGCGCTGCGGGCGCTGCCCGGTCTCACCGGTGTGACCGTCGGCCTGGACTCGCTGCTCGACCTCGGGCTGCCGGAAGCGGTCAGCCCCGTCGCACCGCCTGCCGCCGGGCCCGCACTGTGA
- a CDS encoding aldo/keto reductase, with product MTQFVRVGARNRQVEQKVENSARPPDAPEQSPRSGEISGLSEIPNIDVHAVAPTPTPTPTGAHQPAPGVPRRRVADTDLDVFPLALGTSMFGWALGAGASEDVLDRYRELGGNFIDTADSYAAGRSEHLIGLWMRRSGSRDATVISTKIGRNPDNQGLGTAGIIRAVEASLKRLQTDRIDLLTFHLDDRGVHLEESLSAVDSLIRAGKVRYLAASNFSAERLLEARVLAANGLPRFRVLQTHYNLLHRAEYETSLALLARAQGIAVMPYFALANGFLAGGYRSRAAIATTTRGLRVAAHLNRRGTRILSVMDRIAGDFDVQLATIALAWLQSKNSICAPIAGVSDPSQLDAVMAAATYRLSRADLIDLERASAGS from the coding sequence ATGACTCAGTTTGTTCGGGTGGGGGCCCGGAATCGCCAGGTGGAGCAGAAGGTGGAGAACTCCGCGCGCCCACCGGACGCACCAGAGCAATCACCGCGTTCCGGTGAGATCTCCGGCCTCTCCGAGATCCCGAACATCGACGTGCATGCGGTGGCGCCCACACCCACGCCAACCCCGACGGGGGCGCACCAGCCGGCGCCGGGTGTACCGCGCCGCCGGGTGGCCGACACCGACCTCGACGTGTTCCCGCTCGCGCTCGGCACGAGCATGTTCGGCTGGGCGCTCGGAGCGGGGGCCTCAGAAGATGTGCTCGACCGCTATCGCGAGCTCGGCGGCAACTTCATCGACACTGCCGACAGCTACGCGGCCGGGCGCAGCGAGCACCTGATCGGCCTCTGGATGCGTCGCTCTGGCTCGCGCGATGCAACCGTCATCTCCACCAAGATCGGGCGCAACCCTGACAATCAGGGGCTCGGCACGGCCGGCATCATTCGGGCGGTGGAGGCCTCCCTGAAGCGGCTGCAGACCGATCGGATCGACCTGCTCACCTTCCACCTGGACGACCGCGGGGTGCACCTGGAGGAGAGCCTCAGCGCCGTTGACTCCCTCATCCGGGCGGGCAAGGTGCGGTACCTGGCGGCCTCGAACTTCTCGGCCGAGCGCCTCCTCGAGGCCCGGGTGTTGGCGGCGAACGGGCTGCCCAGGTTCCGGGTGCTGCAAACGCACTACAACCTGCTGCACCGCGCCGAGTACGAGACGTCGCTCGCGCTCCTCGCCCGCGCCCAGGGCATCGCCGTGATGCCCTACTTCGCCCTGGCCAACGGCTTCCTCGCCGGTGGCTACCGCTCGCGCGCCGCGATCGCCACGACCACGCGTGGGCTGCGCGTCGCCGCCCACCTCAACCGGCGCGGCACCCGCATCCTCTCGGTGATGGACCGCATTGCCGGCGACTTCGATGTGCAGTTGGCCACCATCGCCCTGGCCTGGCTGCAATCCAAGAACAGCATCTGCGCGCCGATTGCCGGGGTCAGCGACCCGAGCCAGCTTGATGCCGTCATGGCAGCCGCCACGTACCGGCTCAGCCGCGCAGACCTCATTGACCTGGAGCGGGCGAGCGCGGGGAGTTGA
- a CDS encoding carboxyl transferase domain-containing protein: MAQRALVAELNATLAVAREGGPQASRLRHTGRGKLLPRERIDRLLDPGSPFLEVAPLAAHELYGGEAPAAGVIAGVGLVHGRPVMVICNDPTVKGGSYFPLTVKKHLRAQEIAFENRLPCIALVDSGGAYLPMQDEVFPDREHFGRIFYNQARMSAARVPQIAAVLGSCTAGGAYVPAMSDETVIVRGQGTIFLGGPPLVRAAIGEVVTAEELGGGELHSRVSGVTDHLAENDAHALEIVREIVATLPPPAEPAWAVTADIPPLADESELYGVVPVDVQADYDVREVIARLVDGSALHEFKREYGTTLVTGFAHIHGHPVGVIANNGVLFSESAEKGAHFIELCDQRGIPLLFLQNISGFMVGRDAEAGGIAKHGAKMVTAVATTRVPKLTVVIGGSFGAGNYSMCGRAYSPRFLWMWPGARISVMGGEQAAAVLATVKREQYEARDEQWPAEEEAAFRAPIRERYEHQGSPYYSTARLWDDGIIDPADTRRVLGLALDLCSRTPLPDPAFGLFRM, encoded by the coding sequence ATGGCGCAACGCGCCCTCGTCGCCGAGCTGAACGCGACACTCGCCGTGGCCCGCGAGGGCGGGCCGCAGGCGTCCAGGCTGCGGCACACCGGGCGCGGCAAGCTGCTGCCCCGAGAGCGCATCGACCGGCTGCTCGACCCGGGCAGCCCATTCCTCGAGGTCGCCCCGCTGGCCGCCCACGAACTCTACGGCGGCGAGGCCCCGGCCGCCGGGGTCATCGCCGGCGTCGGGCTGGTGCACGGCCGCCCCGTCATGGTGATCTGCAACGACCCGACCGTCAAAGGCGGCAGCTACTTCCCGCTCACCGTGAAGAAGCACCTCCGCGCCCAGGAGATCGCGTTCGAGAACCGGCTGCCCTGCATCGCCCTGGTCGACTCCGGCGGCGCCTACCTGCCGATGCAAGACGAGGTGTTCCCGGACCGCGAGCACTTCGGCCGCATCTTCTACAACCAGGCCAGGATGTCGGCCGCCCGGGTGCCGCAGATCGCGGCGGTGCTCGGCTCCTGCACCGCCGGCGGCGCCTATGTTCCGGCGATGAGCGACGAGACCGTGATCGTGCGCGGCCAGGGCACCATCTTCCTCGGCGGGCCGCCGCTGGTGCGGGCGGCGATCGGCGAGGTGGTGACGGCAGAGGAGCTCGGCGGTGGCGAACTGCACTCCCGCGTCTCCGGCGTCACCGACCACCTGGCCGAGAACGACGCGCACGCCCTCGAGATCGTGCGCGAGATCGTGGCGACGCTGCCGCCACCGGCCGAGCCGGCCTGGGCAGTGACCGCAGACATCCCGCCGCTGGCCGACGAGTCCGAGCTGTACGGGGTTGTGCCGGTCGATGTGCAGGCCGACTACGACGTGCGCGAGGTGATCGCCCGGCTCGTCGACGGCAGCGCGCTGCACGAGTTCAAGCGCGAATACGGCACCACGCTGGTCACCGGTTTTGCGCACATCCACGGCCACCCGGTCGGAGTCATCGCCAACAATGGGGTGCTGTTCAGCGAGTCCGCCGAGAAGGGCGCGCACTTCATCGAGCTCTGCGACCAACGCGGCATTCCGCTGCTGTTCCTGCAGAACATCTCCGGCTTCATGGTCGGCCGCGACGCGGAGGCCGGCGGCATCGCCAAACACGGGGCGAAGATGGTGACCGCCGTGGCCACCACCCGGGTACCGAAGCTCACCGTCGTGATCGGTGGCTCATTCGGCGCAGGCAACTACTCGATGTGCGGGCGCGCCTACTCGCCCCGCTTCCTCTGGATGTGGCCGGGCGCCCGCATCTCGGTGATGGGCGGAGAGCAGGCCGCCGCCGTGCTCGCCACCGTCAAACGGGAACAGTACGAGGCCCGCGACGAGCAGTGGCCGGCCGAGGAGGAGGCGGCGTTCCGTGCCCCGATCCGGGAACGCTACGAACATCAGGGCAGCCCCTACTATTCGACAGCCCGGCTCTGGGATGACGGCATCATCGACCCGGCCGACACCCGCCGGGTGCTCGGCCTCGCCCTCGACCTCTGCAGCCGCACACCGCTGCCCGATCCGGCCTTCGGCCTCTTCCGGATGTGA
- a CDS encoding GNAT family N-acetyltransferase → MVQFVETDVTSAAAQELLGEYFAERAVGFPPEQGAYQPTFPLPEHFTAPAGQFLLVVDAADEVGGGELLGCGGIRRIQRADAGLVRFEVKHLYLRQGTRGRGLGRALLTELERRAEQLGAEEIVLDTNASLESAGQLYRRAGYADIAAYNANPNATNWYGKRVG, encoded by the coding sequence ATGGTGCAATTTGTCGAGACGGACGTGACGAGTGCTGCAGCGCAGGAGCTCCTGGGCGAGTACTTCGCCGAGCGGGCGGTCGGGTTTCCGCCCGAACAGGGCGCCTACCAGCCGACGTTCCCGCTGCCGGAGCATTTCACGGCCCCCGCAGGCCAGTTCCTACTCGTCGTCGACGCGGCGGACGAGGTCGGTGGTGGCGAGCTGCTCGGCTGCGGCGGCATCCGGCGCATTCAACGGGCGGATGCCGGCCTGGTGCGCTTCGAGGTGAAGCACCTGTACCTGCGCCAGGGCACTCGCGGCCGAGGCCTCGGGCGCGCGCTGCTGACCGAGCTGGAACGCCGGGCGGAGCAACTCGGCGCCGAGGAGATTGTGCTGGACACGAATGCGAGCCTCGAGTCGGCCGGGCAGCTCTACCGCCGCGCCGGGTACGCCGACATCGCCGCGTACAACGCGAACCCGAACGCGACGAACTGGTACGGCAAGCGGGTCGGCTGA
- a CDS encoding acetyl/propionyl/methylcrotonyl-CoA carboxylase subunit alpha, with the protein MNIDSPHATESAAPPFRRVLVANRGEIACRVIATLRRLGVTSIAVYSDADSDAKHVGLADLAIRIGPAPAGESYLNVEAVMAAVHASGADAVHPGYGFLSESPLLAAACAEAGVVFVGPSEYALSVMGDKIRSKRHVAAHGVPVTPGSEGGTGDGAGPASDAELAASAELLGYPVLVKPSAGGGGKGMQLVDSPDALPTALASARRTARAAFGDDTLFLEKFIQRPRHIEVQLLADRSGHTVHLGERECSLQRRQQKVIEEAPSPLLDAATRARIGEAACAVARSVGYEGAGTVEFLISDAAPDEFYFMEMNTRLQVEHPVTELVTGIDIVEWQLRVAAGQSLPWAQEQIRLDGHAVEARIYAEDPAHDFLPTSGRVQALAEAHGAGVRVDSSLVAGGEIGSHYDPMLAKVIAWAPDRAGALARLDAALAETVILGVDTNLAFLRGLLADPAVASGALDTGLIARHLDAAPGTEASAPSLLREALAVAALVLEAGAPLWNGPPSPWQERSGWRIGGAGAARPAVWRVRLVGTGSATAMPELFTVSVHSGVGEMAGLGTRVMVLDDADAGGRRATLHEAARAGGLVAAAGATAVHVGIAIGGVRRRWSWALTDDELQLAVEGQTFHLAVLSREAELQGELARIRAARAEREGGVVASPELRTPTPGTVVALHAASGDEVALGAPIATVEAMKMEHQVAASVAGTLRLHVRLGDALRRDQLVASIDAQAVSQQERNGDE; encoded by the coding sequence ATGAATATCGACTCTCCCCACGCCACCGAGTCCGCCGCGCCCCCATTCCGCCGGGTGCTCGTCGCCAACCGCGGAGAGATCGCCTGCCGCGTGATCGCGACGCTCCGCCGGCTCGGCGTGACCTCGATCGCCGTCTACAGCGACGCCGACAGCGACGCCAAGCATGTCGGCCTGGCCGACCTGGCGATCCGCATCGGTCCGGCCCCGGCCGGCGAGAGCTACCTCAACGTCGAGGCGGTGATGGCGGCCGTGCACGCGAGCGGGGCGGATGCCGTGCACCCCGGTTACGGTTTTCTCTCCGAGAGCCCGCTGCTGGCCGCGGCCTGCGCCGAGGCCGGTGTGGTCTTCGTCGGGCCGAGCGAGTATGCGCTGAGCGTGATGGGCGACAAGATCCGCTCCAAACGGCACGTGGCCGCCCACGGAGTGCCCGTGACGCCCGGCAGCGAGGGAGGAACGGGCGACGGCGCCGGTCCGGCGAGCGACGCCGAGCTGGCGGCATCCGCGGAACTGCTGGGCTACCCGGTGCTGGTCAAACCCTCGGCTGGCGGCGGCGGCAAGGGCATGCAGCTCGTCGACTCGCCCGATGCGCTGCCGACGGCGCTGGCCTCGGCCCGGCGCACCGCCCGCGCGGCGTTCGGCGACGACACCCTGTTCCTGGAGAAGTTCATCCAGCGCCCCCGGCACATCGAGGTGCAGTTGCTGGCCGACCGCTCCGGCCACACGGTGCACCTCGGCGAGCGGGAATGCTCACTGCAGCGCCGTCAGCAGAAGGTGATCGAGGAGGCGCCGTCGCCGCTGCTCGACGCCGCCACCCGGGCCCGCATCGGCGAGGCGGCCTGCGCGGTCGCCCGCAGCGTCGGCTACGAGGGGGCTGGCACCGTCGAGTTCCTGATCTCGGATGCCGCGCCGGACGAGTTCTACTTCATGGAGATGAACACCCGGCTCCAGGTGGAGCACCCCGTCACCGAGCTGGTCACCGGCATCGACATCGTCGAATGGCAGCTGCGGGTGGCCGCCGGGCAGAGCCTGCCGTGGGCGCAGGAGCAGATTCGGCTGGACGGGCACGCGGTGGAGGCACGCATCTACGCCGAGGACCCGGCGCACGACTTCCTGCCGACGAGCGGGCGGGTGCAGGCGCTCGCCGAGGCGCACGGCGCAGGGGTACGGGTGGACAGCTCGCTCGTTGCCGGTGGCGAGATCGGCTCCCACTACGACCCGATGCTGGCCAAGGTGATCGCCTGGGCCCCGGATCGGGCCGGCGCGCTTGCCCGGCTCGACGCTGCGCTGGCCGAAACGGTCATCCTCGGCGTCGACACCAATCTCGCGTTCCTGCGCGGCCTGCTCGCCGACCCGGCCGTGGCGTCGGGCGCACTGGATACCGGGCTGATCGCGCGCCACTTGGACGCGGCGCCCGGCACGGAAGCCTCGGCCCCCTCGCTGCTGCGGGAGGCGCTCGCGGTCGCCGCGCTCGTGCTCGAGGCGGGCGCGCCCCTGTGGAACGGCCCGCCGTCGCCGTGGCAGGAGCGCTCGGGCTGGCGCATCGGGGGAGCGGGCGCCGCCCGCCCCGCCGTCTGGCGTGTGCGACTCGTGGGCACCGGTAGCGCCACAGCGATGCCAGAGCTCTTCACCGTGAGTGTCCACAGCGGGGTGGGCGAGATGGCCGGGCTCGGCACGCGGGTGATGGTGTTGGATGATGCCGATGCGGGCGGCAGGAGGGCGACACTGCACGAGGCAGCCAGGGCGGGGGGCCTGGTCGCCGCCGCGGGGGCGACCGCCGTGCACGTCGGCATCGCGATCGGCGGAGTGCGGCGGCGCTGGAGCTGGGCCCTCACGGATGACGAGCTGCAGCTGGCCGTGGAAGGGCAGACCTTCCATCTGGCCGTGCTCAGCCGGGAGGCCGAGCTGCAGGGGGAGCTGGCGCGTATCCGTGCCGCCCGGGCCGAGCGGGAGGGCGGGGTGGTGGCGAGCCCCGAGCTGCGCACGCCGACGCCGGGCACCGTTGTGGCGTTGCACGCGGCATCCGGCGATGAGGTCGCCCTCGGCGCCCCGATCGCCACGGTGGAAGCCATGAAGATGGAGCACCAGGTGGCGGCGAGCGTCGCCGGCACGCTGCGACTGCACGTGCGGCTCGGCGATGCGCTGCGCCGCGATCAGCTGGTCGCATCCATTGACGCGCAAGCGGTGAGCCAGCAGGAGAGGAACGGCGATGAGTGA